In the Ruminococcus sp. OA3 genome, one interval contains:
- a CDS encoding AraC family transcriptional regulator: MLEKDSGVYGGSDYYVMTPSEVAKSYFYYLTMCGHMHTYYGYAKKRDYYPDMLIMCIISGTMMLRYGGKEYRLIAGTTALIDCQTPQHYFTADHCEFSFAHFGGKDIRAVYPYLYRTYGCIFQNVEHREAAKFLNAMILRFRNEQFVSETECSMLLYQMVFHLFPKTYNGRIASIAEPALNSVIQYIHGHLSERISLRDLADMAHLSPYYFSRMFKKHLGSSPYDYLMKTRINRAKHLLMDTDMSVGEIADAVGFNSASRFSHAFTQRVGIAPSEFREFPV, encoded by the coding sequence ATGTTAGAGAAAGACAGTGGAGTATACGGCGGAAGTGACTATTACGTCATGACGCCTTCAGAAGTAGCGAAATCATATTTCTATTATCTGACGATGTGCGGCCATATGCACACATACTATGGATATGCAAAAAAGAGAGACTATTACCCGGATATGCTGATCATGTGTATTATAAGCGGGACCATGATGCTGAGATATGGAGGAAAAGAATACAGACTAATTGCCGGTACCACAGCGCTGATCGACTGCCAGACTCCCCAGCATTATTTTACGGCAGATCACTGTGAATTTTCATTCGCACATTTTGGCGGTAAAGATATCCGTGCAGTCTATCCTTATCTTTACCGCACTTATGGCTGTATTTTTCAAAATGTTGAGCACAGAGAAGCTGCAAAGTTTCTGAACGCCATGATCCTCCGCTTTCGCAACGAACAGTTTGTCAGTGAAACGGAATGCTCCATGCTGCTGTACCAGATGGTATTTCATCTGTTCCCAAAAACTTATAACGGAAGGATTGCCTCCATCGCTGAGCCCGCATTAAACAGTGTGATTCAATATATCCATGGCCATCTGTCGGAACGGATATCACTCCGGGACCTTGCAGATATGGCACATCTCAGCCCCTACTATTTTTCCAGAATGTTCAAGAAACATCTCGGTTCATCACCCTATGATTATCTGATGAAAACCAGGATTAACCGTGCCAAGCATCTTTTAATGGACACCGATATGTCGGTCGGAGAGATTGCAGACGCCGTAGGCTTCAACAGTGCCTCACGCTTCTCACACGCATTCACCCAGCGGGTAGGAATCGCTCCGAGTGAATTCAGGGAATTTCCCGTGTAA
- a CDS encoding TetR-like C-terminal domain-containing protein: protein MERTDRRVRKTKAQLNAGLAKLMKTKNINEITVKELVDEVDINRSTFYLHYTDIHNLLDSIEQDLLMRIQQVIEAHPVLPHNKNTFPFIADMFTILEENKEICCALLGQHGDMHFIRQIEEIIAENSIKSISHLYPAGKNDLKYYYDFCLSGCLGLLKSWMEQDNPESPEHMAQLTYKMVTHAMDVFYESVE, encoded by the coding sequence ATGGAAAGGACAGACCGGAGAGTCAGAAAAACAAAGGCGCAGCTGAATGCAGGTCTTGCAAAACTGATGAAAACAAAAAATATTAATGAGATTACGGTAAAAGAACTGGTTGATGAGGTGGATATTAACCGATCAACTTTTTATCTGCATTATACAGATATTCATAATCTGCTGGACAGTATCGAACAGGACCTCCTGATGCGGATACAGCAGGTCATAGAAGCCCATCCGGTTCTGCCTCATAACAAGAATACATTTCCTTTTATTGCAGATATGTTTACCATTCTGGAAGAAAACAAGGAAATCTGCTGCGCTTTGCTTGGGCAGCACGGAGATATGCATTTTATCCGGCAGATTGAAGAGATCATTGCGGAGAACAGCATTAAATCTATCAGTCATTTATATCCAGCAGGAAAGAATGATCTGAAATATTACTATGATTTCTGTCTGTCGGGTTGTCTGGGATTACTGAAAAGCTGGATGGAGCAGGACAATCCGGAATCACCGGAACACATGGCGCAGCTCACCTATAAGATGGTGACGCATGCGATGGATGTATTCTATGAGTCTGTTGAGTAA
- a CDS encoding YhgE/Pip domain-containing protein translates to MIKREWKKLLHNKILLIVLIAIIAIPTIYTTLFLGSMWDPYGNLDKLPVAVVNNDQPAQYNGKTMDIGTNLVENLKEDSSLAFNFVDSETAVQGLKNGTFYMVITIPEDFSQKATTLMDQTPEKMHLDYETNPGTNYIASKMSDTALQKIEESISKEVTKEYTRTVFEQISESGDGIAEAADGAGELEDGIKTAKDGNATISINLKTLADSSLTFKSGSDELNEGILQYTDGVSKVDDGARQLHEGVDTLSHSASSGTSQLADGASELSNGITAYTDGVSRAADGADTLNDQSNALKSGVSQISSGVSELKTGADTLLTGVSSMSREIGDTLPDQNTIDALSGGLTTYQQSIGQINAGLQNFTIPDTSEVAQAGAILQDALSNAGADTGNIAAALATLTADMSNLTPEQQQAVGALAQNAGNLSQHLTDAGSAAQSVSNALGSLQGSLGALNELKAGVSALNENADAVLGGSITAVSGMYQGLSTVKGALDEQIIPGVTAIDSGLEEVQNGVDSDLANGITAYTDGVSEVNKGLKELSSNSETLKSGSGDLKSGVSELASGLSAGVEQLKDGTGSLYSGTQELCSNSSSLISGSGQLNSGAAQISDGAGQLYDGSKTLGSGMEQLEEGSNTLKTSLKDGADQVKENSAGDGTFDMFSSPVITEKTELTEVANNGHAMAPYMMSVALWVGCIAFCIMYPLTDYNGRLKSGVSWWLSKATVVTVIAVAQALAMISLLHVFNGFSPVEMGKTILLACLASMTFMSIMYFFNICFGKVGSFAMLIFMVVQLAGSAGTYPVEISGSFVASIHKFLPFTYTVDGFRSTIAGGTSITKECLILLALLLIFTICTVLIFQFRTRRIRAGKKCILDFMEKKGLA, encoded by the coding sequence ATGATCAAGAGAGAATGGAAAAAGTTACTGCACAACAAAATACTTCTGATAGTGCTGATTGCTATTATTGCGATCCCCACGATTTACACGACCCTGTTTCTCGGATCAATGTGGGATCCGTATGGTAATCTGGATAAACTTCCTGTAGCTGTGGTTAATAATGACCAGCCGGCACAGTATAACGGAAAAACCATGGATATCGGCACAAATCTGGTAGAAAATCTCAAAGAGGATTCTTCCCTTGCGTTTAATTTTGTCGATTCTGAGACTGCAGTGCAGGGGTTGAAAAACGGAACCTTCTATATGGTAATTACGATTCCGGAAGATTTCTCACAGAAAGCCACAACGCTGATGGATCAGACCCCGGAAAAAATGCATCTGGATTACGAGACAAATCCCGGTACCAACTATATCGCCTCCAAAATGAGTGATACCGCACTGCAAAAGATCGAGGAAAGCATTTCAAAAGAAGTGACAAAGGAATATACCAGAACAGTCTTTGAGCAGATTTCCGAATCCGGAGACGGCATAGCCGAGGCGGCGGACGGCGCCGGAGAACTCGAAGACGGTATCAAAACTGCCAAGGACGGAAACGCTACGATCAGCATCAACCTGAAAACACTTGCAGACAGCTCCCTGACTTTCAAAAGCGGCAGTGATGAGCTGAATGAGGGTATTTTGCAATACACTGACGGCGTCTCCAAAGTGGATGACGGAGCCAGACAGCTGCATGAGGGTGTCGATACCCTGTCCCATTCTGCCTCCTCGGGCACTTCGCAGCTTGCAGACGGTGCCTCAGAACTCTCCAATGGAATAACTGCGTATACCGACGGTGTTTCCCGGGCTGCAGACGGTGCAGATACCTTGAACGATCAGAGCAATGCGCTGAAGAGCGGTGTCTCTCAGATATCTTCGGGCGTTTCAGAATTAAAGACGGGGGCAGACACACTTCTCACCGGTGTCAGCAGTATGAGCCGGGAGATCGGCGATACACTGCCAGATCAGAATACCATTGATGCCCTGAGCGGCGGACTCACAACATACCAGCAGAGTATTGGGCAGATCAACGCCGGGCTTCAGAACTTTACCATACCGGATACATCCGAAGTGGCGCAGGCGGGTGCCATTCTCCAGGATGCCCTTTCCAATGCAGGTGCCGATACCGGTAATATTGCAGCAGCCCTTGCAACACTTACCGCTGATATGTCGAACCTTACGCCTGAACAGCAGCAGGCCGTCGGTGCACTCGCGCAAAACGCAGGGAATCTGAGTCAGCATCTGACAGATGCAGGCAGTGCAGCCCAGTCTGTCAGCAATGCTCTCGGTTCCCTCCAAGGAAGTCTCGGCGCACTGAACGAATTGAAGGCAGGCGTATCTGCATTAAATGAAAACGCAGACGCGGTACTCGGCGGGAGCATAACAGCCGTGTCCGGAATGTATCAGGGACTCTCCACTGTGAAAGGCGCGCTGGATGAGCAGATCATACCCGGGGTTACAGCTATTGATTCAGGACTGGAAGAAGTTCAAAACGGTGTGGATTCTGATCTGGCGAATGGAATCACCGCCTATACTGATGGTGTCTCCGAGGTAAATAAAGGATTAAAAGAGCTGAGTTCAAACTCCGAAACTCTGAAATCAGGTTCGGGTGATCTCAAATCAGGCGTTTCTGAACTGGCGAGCGGGCTGTCTGCCGGTGTGGAGCAGCTGAAAGACGGTACCGGCAGTCTGTATTCGGGCACTCAGGAACTGTGCTCAAACAGCAGTTCTCTGATATCCGGGTCCGGTCAGCTCAACAGCGGTGCCGCACAGATCAGCGATGGTGCCGGCCAGTTATACGACGGTTCCAAAACTCTGGGAAGCGGCATGGAGCAGCTGGAGGAAGGCAGCAATACGCTGAAGACCAGTCTGAAAGACGGTGCTGACCAGGTAAAAGAAAACTCAGCCGGTGACGGCACATTTGATATGTTCTCAAGCCCTGTCATCACAGAAAAAACTGAACTGACTGAGGTGGCAAACAACGGCCACGCCATGGCACCGTATATGATGTCTGTCGCACTCTGGGTGGGATGTATCGCATTCTGCATCATGTACCCGCTGACAGATTATAACGGACGTCTGAAGTCCGGCGTCTCATGGTGGCTGAGCAAGGCAACCGTCGTTACGGTCATAGCCGTGGCGCAGGCACTGGCCATGATCTCTCTGCTTCATGTATTCAATGGCTTTTCCCCTGTTGAAATGGGGAAAACGATATTACTGGCGTGCCTTGCCTCCATGACCTTTATGTCCATTATGTACTTTTTCAACATATGCTTCGGCAAGGTCGGCAGCTTTGCAATGCTGATCTTCATGGTTGTTCAGCTTGCCGGATCAGCCGGTACCTACCCTGTTGAAATCTCAGGCTCATTTGTGGCATCCATCCATAAATTTCTTCCGTTCACCTACACGGTCGATGGATTCAGAAGTACGATAGCGGGAGGAACATCAATCACAAAAGAATGCTTAATCCTGCTCGCGCTGCTGCTTATCTTTACCATATGTACGGTACTGATCTTCCAGTTCCGCACCAGGCGAATCAGGGCAGGCAAAAAATGCATCCTGGATTTTATGGAAAAGAAGGGATTGGCATAA